Genomic window (Candidatus Leptovillus gracilis):
AGGTGATTTGCAGGTCCAGGGTCTTTTCGTAATCAGCAGTTCTGAATTTTCTTGCCATACCCAAAGTTTACACCGAAATCATTTTTGTTCGGAGAAACGTATCTTCTCCGACAAGCTGCTAGACCAGCTCATCGGTATTGGCTTTCTGCGGCGCGTAGACGATGAGCAGGTGCGGTTGACGGCCGACGGCCGTCGCTTCCTGGCCCAACGCAGCCGCAGCCCGCGCACCCACGATGCTGTCGAACTGGCCCTCCTGATCACCGCCAGGCAGCTGCTTGCCGCACAGGATTCTGCCCGGCTGGCGGCCATCGTCAACCACATGGCGGTCGTCGTCGAGGCCGCCTTGCCCCGCGCCGACGACAAGGCGGCGATGCTGGCCGCCACGTTCCTGTTGGTCTTGCTGGAACTGCGGCAGATGGAGACCATCCGCCGCTATTTACCCCGCTTGCAAACGCTGGAACAAGAGAGAGGCTGCGCTTTTCTGCCCGACGGCATCGTCGCCCAGTTTGCCTCCCGGCCTGACTCGGCCAGGCTCAGCCAACCCATGACTGTCCTCTTGCAGCTCCTCACCGCTCTCGATGACCGCCATCCCGTGCCGCTGGCGCTGCTGCACGCGGCGTTTGGCCCGCCGGAAGCCATCGCCGTGGCCGTGGCCGAAGCCGTGGCCGACCTGTCGGCGCAGGGATATGTGACGCAGCCCGACGCCCACAGCCTGCTGCTGACCGCCGCCGGGCGGCAGGCGCGGCCGCCGGTGGACCCGGAAGTACGCGAGGCGCTGCTTTCCAGCCTGAGAACGGCCGTTGTGACGGCCGCCGACCAGAAGGACCAGGCCACGCTGCGCCAACTGCGACCCCATGTGCAGGTCATGACCGATGCGGCTCTGCCGGCAACCGATGAGGCGACCTATCAACTGCTCCTGACCCTGATTCAATGCCTGCTGGCCCTGGGCGAACTGCCCCAGGCGGCGTATTACGTGGACATGGCCGAGGAGTTGGAAGCGGCGTTGGGCCTGGAGGGGCCGGTCACGGGGGCAGAGGGCGAGGGGGCGCTGCAATACCATGCCCAGGTCGCCGTCCATTATTTCCAGCGCGGCGATTTTGAACGCGCCCGGCGTCATTTTGAACAGGCCATCTCCCTGACCGAGGACCCGGCGCTGCTGCCGCTGCTGTACCAGAAGGTGGGCAACTGCTGTGGTCAGTTGGACGATGAGGTGGGCAAGATTCAGGCTTATATCACGGCTTTGGACCGGGCGCTGGCCTATCATGGCCGGGACAGTTGGGAGTTGGGTCGGCATCGCAATGAGTTGGCCCTGGTGTTTATGGAATACGGCCACATGGACACGGCCGCCCGTCATCTGGCGGAAGCGCTGCGTCAGGCGGAACGCGCCCCGGCCGACCATCCCCACTACCTGACGGAAACGGCCAAGAGCCATCTGTTGGCGGCCAGGATTGCCTGCCATCAGGGGCAGATGGAGCAGGGGGATGCTCAGGTTGAACAGGCGCTGGCGCTGACCCGGCGGCTGGACGAGCGGGGGATAAGCCGGGCTTCGTTGCTCTATATGGCCGCCAGCCTGCGCGCGGAGTTTGGCGACCGGGGCGAGGCCCGTCGGCTGATTGACGCGGCCTATGCCGGCTGCCCGGCCGACCCTGACCCGGCCGACCAGGATACCATCGGGGTCATCCGCCTGATTACCGACCTGCGCCGGCAGTTGGCGCAGACCGGATGAGGCGGATTTCGCCGGCAGCGGGGGTGGTTGGGGCAAGGAACGGCCGTCGGCCAACCTCATAGCCGGCGACGCCATGGAACCCTTACTGACATCGTTTCTCCCTTTTCGCCCGCCGCTGAACGGCCGTTTTGCCGCAGTATGGCCCGGCTTACGAACTGCTGGCCCCGCCGGAAGCACAGCCGCCGCGCCCATCTCACAAACGCCAACGCCGCCATTGAAAACGGCCGTTCGCTCCACCAGCGACAGCAAAAAGGTATGCCCATGACCTGGTTTACTGACTTAACGGGTTTTCCCGAAACAACGCCGGACGCGGTTCGCCGCAACCTGACGCTGGATGGCGAGTGGCTCACCTCGCACGTCAATGGCCGGGTGCTGGCCTGCGGCCGTTTGGAACTCCCCACTCTGGCCGAACTCCGGCAGCGCGTCGCCTCGGCCACTCCCCAACCGGGCGAGTTGACGCTGCGCGAGGTGGTAGCTGACGTGCAAAAGCTGCATCTGGCCCCGGCCAACGCCGGGGCTTTGTTCCAGGTGGCCTCCCAATTCAACTTGCTGGAGATGACCTCCCCGACGATTACGCCGGAAGCGGGCGTGGGGCTTTACGAATTGGACCACACCCAGGGACCCGCTTGCGCCATCGCCACCGGCGCGGGCACGATCTACCGCAACTACTTCGTCCCGCTCGCCGGGCATTTGGGACAGACGGCCGAACGGCAGCTAGATTGCCTGGCTGACCTGGGTCAGGCGCTGGGCAACGAGAATGGCCGTCTCTGGCGGATGCAGAACGGCTATGCCCTGGCCACCGCCGCGGGTCTGTGGGAAATCTCTGGAGGATTGCGCCAGGCCGACGATGCCGACCGCGACGCCCTGCGCCAACGCCTGCGGATTGGCCTCCAGTGGCAGACGCAAGTCACCCTCCACGGCTGCACCCATCGGGTATCCCAGGCGTACTGCGCCGCACTGCCGGTGGCCTATACCGCCCATCCGCCGGAGCAATGGGAGCCGTTTGCCCGATTGGTGCTGGAGGCGGCCTATGAGGCCACGCTTTGCGCCGCAATCTGGAATCTGCACGCCAACGGGCGTCACCCTCTCTTTTTGACGCTGTTGGGGGGCGGGGTGTTTGGTAATCAGACAGGCTGGATTCTCGACAGTCTGGCGCGGGCAGTGAGCCGCTATGGAGCGTGCCCGCTTGATGTGGCAATTGTGAGCTACGGCCGGCCCAACCCCGCTCTCCAGCCCCTGCTCGCCCGATTTGCCTGAGCATCGGGACGGTTAAGGTTTTGGTGGTTGGGATAGGGAAAACGGCCGTTGCCCGTTTCCCATTGTCTGTTGGCAAAGAAGCCAGTTGACGCATAACAACCTGCCCTCTAGAAGCAGTCCACAAGGAGAATAGTAAATGCCTGAACAGACAGAAAAGCGCGTCGCCCTGATAACGGGGGCGAATGGGGCCATCGGCCTGGCGATTGCCCGTCAGTTGGCCGCCCTACCCGGATACGAACTGGTCCTGGTGGGCCGGAACGAGGCGCGTCTGGCGGCCGCGACCGAGGCTGTGCAAACGGCCACCGGCAACCGGCAGGTGCAGTATGAAGTGGCCGACCTCTCCCGACAGGCGGACATCCTGGCGCTGGCTGGCCGCTGGTCCGGGCCGCTGCATGTCCTGGTCAACAATGCGGCGGCTACACCGCGCCGCCGTCAGGAGACGCCGGAAGGCATTGAATTGCAATGGGCGACCAATGTACTGGGCTATTTCTGGCTCACCCAGGCGTTCCGTGAGCAGCTCAGCCGCGCCGCGCCCGCCCGCGTGGTGAATGTCGCCAGCTACTATGCCGGCGACCTGGATTTGTCGGATGTGGAGTTTGTCCGTCGGCCGTATGACAACAACCAGGCTTACCGCCAGTCCAAACAAGCCAACCGGATGCTCACCGCCGCCTTCGCCCAACGGCTGGACCCGCGTCAGGTCGTCATCAATGCCTGCCATCCCGGCGACGTCAATTCCCAGCTGAGCAACGACCTCGGCTTCGGCGGGCAAACATCGCCCGATGATGGGGCGCGGACACCGGTCTGGCTGGCCAGCCACCCAGACACCGCCGCGCTGACCGGCCAGTATTGCGCCCAGGAGCAGGTTGTGCCGGACCCTTTCACCCAGGATGCGGCGGCCGTCGAAGCGCTCTATCAACTCTGCCTCCGGTAT
Coding sequences:
- a CDS encoding SDR family NAD(P)-dependent oxidoreductase encodes the protein MPEQTEKRVALITGANGAIGLAIARQLAALPGYELVLVGRNEARLAAATEAVQTATGNRQVQYEVADLSRQADILALAGRWSGPLHVLVNNAAATPRRRQETPEGIELQWATNVLGYFWLTQAFREQLSRAAPARVVNVASYYAGDLDLSDVEFVRRPYDNNQAYRQSKQANRMLTAAFAQRLDPRQVVINACHPGDVNSQLSNDLGFGGQTSPDDGARTPVWLASHPDTAALTGQYCAQEQVVPDPFTQDAAAVEALYQLCLRYSGHN